Sequence from the Bacteroidota bacterium genome:
CCGCCAGAAGTCCGGCATGAATTTTTGGGTGAAGTGTTTTAACTCTTCCGTCCAATATTTCTGGAAATCCAGTAATGTCGGAAATAGACTTTGCATTTATGCCGGCGTCTTGAAGCGTTTTCAGTGTTCCGCCTGTTGAAATAATCTCAACACCAAATCGCATGAGTTGTTTAGCAAACTCAACAATTCCGGTTTTATCTGAAACGCTTATTAATACTTTTTTAATAATGATTGGATTTTTCATTTAATTTGAAATATCAACCTTTCCTTCCGAAAACAAACGGATTGCTTCGGGATAAATTTCATGTTCAATTTGTAACACTCGCGCAGCTAATGTTTCCGGTGTATCATTCTCTTCTACTGGTACAGTTTTCTGTAAAACAACCGATCCGTGATCGTATTCTTCATCAACTATATGAACTGTTGCGCCCGAATATTTATCTTTGTTTGCTATTACTGCTTCGTGTACGTGCATTCCATACATCCCGCTCCCACCATACTTTGGTAAAAGTGCGGGATGAATATTTATCATTCTATTTTGGAATGCTCGAACAATGCGTG
This genomic interval carries:
- the purN gene encoding phosphoribosylglycinamide formyltransferase, which gives rise to MKNLMLNTYLNIAVFASGKGSNFRAILDAIKAGKIQNAQIVLVVSNNSDAGALATARENNIPTLHISRKQFTSDEDFNDVLLAKLSEYNVNFIALAGYMKKIDARIVRAFQNRMINIHPALLPKYGGSGMYGMHVHEAVIANKDKYSGATVHIVDEEYDHGSVVLQKTVPVEENDTPETLAARVLQIEHEIYPEAIRLFSEGKVDISN